A region of the Micromonospora sediminicola genome:
GAAGACGTATAGAAAGTTCTCAGATGCCCGCACCTGCCCGTGTCCGGTCTCGGGACCTGCGTGACACATCGGTGTCAGGACCTGGGTGACACTCCGCCGAGTGTTGGTGGAGATGAGCGTGATGGAACAGCGGTATCGAGCCGTCCAGGACGTGCTTGCCGGATCCACGGTCACGGACGTCGCCGAACGATTCGGGGTCTCCCGCCAGGCGGTGCACCGCTGGCTGGCCTGGTATCAGGACGAGGGCTTGGAAGGGCTGGCGGACCGGTCCAGCCGGCCGCGTTCCTCGCCTGGCCAGACTTCTCCTGAGGTGGAGGCGCTGATCTGTGAGCTGCGCCGGGATCACCCGCGATGGGGTGCCCGTCGCCTGCTCTATGAGCTTGGCCGTCGTGACTGCCCGGGTCCGATCCCGTCTCGGATCACCGTGCATCGGGTGCTGATCCGGCACGGCCTGGTCGATCCGACACCTCGCCGGCGTCGGCGTGAGGACTACCGGCGATGGGAACGTGGCCGGCCGATGGAACTGTGGCAGATGGACATCGTCGGCGGTATTCAGCTGGCCGATGGCGGTGAGGCGAAGGTCGTCACCGGCGTGGACGACCACTCCCGGTTCTGCGTCATCGCCGCCGTGGTCCGCCGGGCCACCGGTCGGGCGATCTGTCTCGCCTTCGCCGAAGCCCTGCACAGGTTCGGGATTCCCGAAGAGGTCCTCACGGACAATGGCAAGCAGTTCACTGCCCGGTTCGGCCGCGGCGGCGGTGAGGTGATGTTCGACCGGATCTGCCGAGAGAACGGCATCACTCACCGGCTGACCAAGCCCCGCTCACCGACCACCACCGGCAAGGTCGAACGGTTCCACCAGACCCTGCAACGCGAACTACTCGACGACGTCGAGGTCTGGGCCACCCCGGAAGAGGCCCAAGCAGCGATCGACGTGTTCCGGCACGAATACAACACCGAACGGCCGCACCAGTCCCTCGGGATGGCGTTCCCGGCCGACCGTTTCACCGCCAGCCGGCTGAGGAACAGCTGCCGCTGCGGCTGCCGCCAGCGCTGGCCACCACCATCCCTGCACCCCGCCGGCCACTGCCAGCAACACCGGCACCGACGCCTCCAGCACCCGCCGGGCATGCCGTCGCCCCGCCAGTGCCGGTGGCCGCCAGCGGGGACGTTGGCCTGGCCGTAGAGGTCACCCGCCTCGTTCCCGCCTCGGGCAACCTCACCGTCTGCGGACAGCAGTTCTGGCTCAGCCCCACCCGCGCCGGACTTCCGGTGACCCTCTGGGCCGACACCACCGTCGTTCACCTGCTCGTCGACGGCGTCCGACTCAAGACCGTCCCGTCCCGACTTACCCCTGCGCACCTGCGCCAGATCCTCGCCGACGACGGCCAACCGGCCGGGCCACCACCGATCACCACCGGCACCATCCAGGCCGGCGCCCCGATCGAGGTCGAACGGCTCGTCAACGCCACCGGCCTGATCGGCCTCGCCGGCCGGCAACACCCCGTCGGCTACCACTTCGCCGGCAGGCGCGTCACCGTCCGCCTCGACCGCGGCCTCATGCAGATCACCGCCGACGGCGTCCTGCTGCGCAGCCTGCCCAACCCGCTGACACCGGCCGAAGTCGCCCGCATCCGCGACGCCCGCCCCGCCGGACCACCACCAACACCGGCACCCGAACCCCTGCGGGTCGAACGCCGCGTCAGCTGCCGAGGATCCCTGGTCATCGCTGGTCAACGCATCCACGTCGGCATCGCCCACGCCGGAACCACCCTCACCGTCGAAGCCGCCGACACCACCTTCCGCGTCCACGACGGCGACCAGCTCCTCAGCGAAGTGCCCCGCACCACCACCAAGCCCATCGCCCGGTTCAAGGTCCGCAAACCCGAACCACCCAGACAGAAGACGTCCACCCGGGAAGGGATGGCATGATCACCGGCGTGACCGAACCCCCCGAACTGGTCATCGGACTCCCCAACGACGACCATCTAACGGTCCGCGTCATGGGAAGAATGCACCCCGGCAGCACCGACTACTGGGACGGCAACTGGCTGATCAGCCCGATCTCGGCCCACGTGGGCGGCTTCTCAGCACAGCTCGCCGCCGGGCTACGTGTCGATGAACTACAGACCTTCCGACACGGGCTAGAGCTGATCAACCAACAACTACGCGGCGAAGCAGTGCTCACCTCACTTGAACAATGGATCTCACTGACCGTGACCTGCCGCCCGAACGGCTCGCTGTCCGTCACCGGAGAGCTTGCCGACAATCCCGGCATCGGGAACCGCCTGACGTTCGCCATCACCGGCCTCGACCAGACCAACATCCCAGCGATGCTCACAGCCCTGTCGGCACTCGAAAGTGCCTACCCACTCCTCGGGCAGCCCTGACCCCCCCGTCTGAAGAACCCGTCAGACGGCCAGTCGCAGGAAAACCTCCCTCAACTGATCGCCAGCTACCCTCACCAGAGTTAGCAGTCGTCTAGCCGGACGTGTCACCCACGTCCCGAGACTGACCTGTCACGCAGGTCCCGAGACTCGACAGCCCGCACCTGCCCGCACCTGCCCGTTGTCCCGTCACGGAAGATGCTTGACACTCGCGTCCCAACACATGCTTGACACCAGTGGCTGGCTGGTGTTCACAGGGCGCATTCGGCCACGTACGCGCCTACAGCGCATCAATCGTCGCTCGCGGAACGGCTTGCACCTGCGCTTGAGTCTGGCTGGGCTGTTCGGCCCACTGGTGAAGCGCCTTCCCGTGCTGGAGCCCCTCTACTATCCGACCCTGCCAGCGCCACCTCAATGAATTCCAGGTGCTTCTCCCGCAATGCCCTAATCTTTTGGCGACGATCGGCACTAGCGGATGCAAATTCAGAGACGCGACCCTCAATCGACTTCTTTTGCTCCGCTAGCGCGCTCAACCCGTGCTCAATCACTCTCAATCTTTGCTGATTCAGTTCCGATCCTGCATCCTCCGAAGAATCAATCAGGTGGCGGTGTGCGCGGTACTTGATTTCAAGAGCGCCTAACTCCGCAATACGTCTTTGCGTGCGACACTGCAGGATCTTTTTTTGCAGAATAATCCAACGAAGAGTCACGATCGGGATAGGCATAATCAAGAAGCGGATAATGTGAGCCAGCAAGCGGGCATTTGTCCGCACGAGCAGTTCCAGCGCGGGATTTAGCACTAGCGAGGATACGCCCAGCGCAATTCCCCACGAAATTACCTTGACCCAGTATGGGTGTACGGTGCCGCCAGCCAACGCCTCGAAGCATTTTGGTATCGCGAAGGCGTACACGGTGAGGGGCGCAGCCCACACTAGGCCTTGCAGGCTCTTCAGAATGCGTCGTTCACCCGGAACCCACTTCGACATGATAGAGCGAGCTTCCACGACGATCGCCAATGCCAAGACTGGCATCGTCTGAGCGCCGGTAGTCCAGAAGTCTGAATCGATCAACTTTCCTCCGAACCCGGGCAGCACGAGCCTTGCAGGCGAGGATTGTAGTAACCCGTTGCGACAACCCCCGCTGGTTGCTTCTGCTGCAGAGATGCGTTGATCGTCCAACACAGGCACAATGGCGTATGTGACGAGCCCTGATCCAGAGGCGGAGTGGTGGACGACGTCGGAGGTCGCCGAGTACCTCGGCGTCCAGGTCGGCACCGTGAGTTCCTACCGGAACCGCGGCCAGATGCCGGAGCCTGACAAGACGCTCGGCCGCACCCACCTGTGGCGCCCGCAGACGATCACGTCTTGGCACGAGGGTCGGCCTCGGCTCGGGAGTCGCGCCGCTGACGTGAGCAACGGTCAACCCTGGACCGTCCTGCAAGTCTCGACGGCGGTAGAGACCCGGGACGCCGCCGTCGAGCTGGCGCGCCTTGTCGTTGAGGCGAGGCTTGCGGCCGGTGCGCAGATCGTCGGGCCGGTCATCTCGGCCTTCTGGCACCAGGGCGAGTTCGGCACGGGCGAGGAGTGGCAGCTCCTCCTGAAGACGCACGCTCAGCGCTTCGAGGACCTACGAGCCTTCCTCCAGGACCATCACCCTTGGCAGAACCCCGAGATCGCGGCCGTGCCGGTCGTGATGAGTTCAGACGAGTACGCCGCCTGGGTCGGCAGGACGCTCCTGTTGGACGTTGAGCCGTAGCGGCTACGTCCTGGAGCGCTCCAAGACTTCCCGGACTCCCGGCACGGCGGCGTGAACCCGCAGCCGTTGCAGGACCGGGTCGAGGCGCTGACGCGGTCGCACGGAGGCGACGCCCTCGGAAAGGTCCAGCACGCGGCCGGCGACCCGGGCAGCCTCCTCCGGCTCCCCCGCCGTGGCGTAGGCGTCCGCCAGCCAGCACGAGTACAGGGCCTTGTCTCGGGCGTGGGCGTCATCGAAGCCTGCTAGTACGTCCTCCAGGAGCGGAACCGCGCGCAGCGGCCGGCCAAGCTCTGCCCAGCATCGGCCGGTCATGATGGTCACCTCCTGGTCGTCAACCCACGCCGACCAGTCGGGTTCCTCGGTCGCGTTGCGACGCGCCAAGGCGGCGCGCGCCGTTGCCAGTGCCGCGTCAGTCTCACGGGCGTTGCCGACGACAGCGTGCGCCCAGGCTCGACGCTCGTGCAGCAGAGCAGTGACGGTGGCCGGGGAGTCGTCGCCGGCAGCGGCGCAAGAAGCCTCTGCGATCGCAACCGCTTCGCGGGGGTCGCCGCCAACTGTCTGATACGCCAGGAAAGCCAGCGCGTTGCCAGCGAGGTGAGGTGCTTGCGCTTGATTGGCTATCCCGTGACTTTCGCCGTATAGCCGCTTCGATAGGTCCAGGTTGCCCGCGTCGAACGCAGCCCAGCCAGCTTGTTGCGCCTGTTCCGCAAGAATTGCGAGCAGGCGCTGTTGGACCGTCTCGGTGTAGGTGCCGCCCGCCACGAGCTTCTTGGTCATCTCGTATTCGGACAGATACAGGCGAACGGTGTCGCCGCCTCCGAGGACGTCATCGAGGCGACGGAGCCTCGCCGTCCGTCGCGCAAGGACCTTCGGCAGCTCCTCGCCGAGCCGCCGCCCGGAGGAGAGGTCAGCGACGTCAACGGCACCGAGCAGGGTGCCGGCACCAACGGCAGACACGCGCAGGAAATCACGCCGATTCACGGTCTCACCTCGGGCATCTTGGGCCATCGCTTGGCTGGCCTCCCAGTCTCGGGGAGCCAAGCCCAGCATATGCCCCGGAATTCGCATGGCATCTGCGATAAGGCTGATCTTTTCGTATGTTGCGATACTGCCCTGTCCACGGGCGAGCGCACCTACTCTTTCGGCCTTGATAGAGCACGCATCCGCAATTCGCGAATAGCTGATGCCAGCCCATTTCCGAGCCAGCATGAACACTGTCCCAAAGTCATGCCGCGCGAGTGCGGCGCGCATGTCCTCGCGCTCCAGGACATGGCGCGGAATAGCTATCCCGCTGACTCGCTGCGACATGAACGCCTCCACCCCGTCGGTAGCTCCTCATCCACATCCGCCAGTGGCCTACCCATCATGGGTACCCCCGCCGGAGGGTCGAAAGAGCACTTCCCAGCCTCGCACTCTTACACCCAGGGATCAATACAGCGCGATGCGTCACCACCTTGACCTGTACTGAGTGAGTCAGTACGGTCAAGTCGGTACTGAGTCGCACCGCTGTCCCACGACAAGGGGAGGTTGGGCATGGCGAAGTCAGGGATGTTCGGTGAGCGCCCGGTGGGCGCGGTGACGCTGGTGGAGACGCCGGTGTCGCGGTCGTACGCGCAGAAGGCTCGGGTGGCGTTCCTCGTCGTGGCGGCGTCCGTCGCTCTGATGGTGGGCGCCACCGCTTCGGTGGCGCTGCCGCTGCCGCTGGCGGTCCTGGTTGGACTGCTGACCGGCGGGGTGTGCGGCTTGGTGGTCGCGTGTGTGGTCCGGGTGTGGCCGGCGCTGCGGGTGCTGTGGTGGTGGGCGGTCGAGATCGTCGCTGCGGTCACGGTGTTCGTAGGCATGGCGTACCTGTCTCGGGCGACGCATCCGGCGGTGCCGCTGGTGCTCCTGGCCGTGGTGCTGGGTGTGCTCTTCGGCGTCGGTCGGTTTCGTCGGCGGGTGTCGGCGTGGGTGTGGTGCGTGGTGGTGCGTCACCGGCTGCGGCTCTGCTTCACGGAGTTCATCCGGTCGGCGTCGCGGCTGCACCCGGGTCGACTGCCGCTGATCCTGTGGGCGCGGCCGACACCGGCCGGGGAGCGGGTGTGGGTGTGGCTGCGGCCGGGCCTGGACCTGACGGACCTGGACGGCAAGGCGGACAAGCTCGCGGTGGCCTGCTGGGCGGGTGAGGCGCGGATGGTCCGCGCGTCAGCCCGGCATGCCGCGTTGGTGCGGGTCGACATCACCCGTCGTGACCCGTTGACCGGCCTGGTGGCGTCGCCGCTGTCGGCCTGGGTGGCGTGGATGCGCGACGAGGACGCCCCGGTGTCGCCGGCTGTGCCGCCGGTGGACTTGGACCTGCTGGACGTTCCGGAGCCCGCGCCGCCGCAGCAGCGCAGCCCGCGCCGCTGACCTCGAAAACTCGCACACGTTGTGCGACGTGTGCCAGGTGGTGCCGCGCTCGGCGGCGCACCTCGGGAAACCGATCCAGGGAGGATCTGCAATGGCAAACGACACGACCGTGACGGTGGTGGGCAACCTGACCGCCGACCCGGAACTGCGGTTCACCCCGGCTGGGGTGGCGCTGGTGAAGTTCACCGTGGCGTCGACGCCTCGGGTGTTCGACCGGAACGCGGGTGAGTACCGCGACGGTGACCCGCTGTTCCTGACCTGCACCGCGTGGCGGGACCTGGCCGAGCACATCGCCGAGTCCCTGGCCAAGGGCACCCGCGTGGTGGTGGCCGGGCGGCTGCGGCTGTCGCGGTGGGAGAACGAGCAGGGCGAGAAGCGCTCCGCGTACGGCCTGGACGTCGACGAGGTCGGCCCGTCGCTGCGGTTCGCCACGGCGACGGTGAAGAAGATGGCCCGCACCCGCAACGGGGACGGGTTCACTCCGGAGACGCCGGCGGATGACCCGTGGTCGACCGCCGCGCCGGCGTCGGCGGCCTGAGCGGAGATGCGCTGATGTCGACGCTGACCGTTCCCGCCGTACCGGGTGGCATGCCCGCCGATGCGCCCGTGTCGATCTTCGACCCGGTGCATGTCGGGGTGGACGAGTTCGGCCACCCGGTGCGGGTCCCGCTGATCTACCGCAACTTGTTGATCGGTGGGGAACCGGGCGGCGGCAAGTCGACCCTGCTGAACCTGATCGTGGCTCACGCCGCCCTGTCGCTGGACTGCCGGCTGTGCCTGCTCGACGGCAAGCAGGTCGAGTTGGGCCAGTGGAAGAGCTGCGCCGACGTGTTCGTCGGCCCGGACATCACGCATGCCCTGGCCACGCTTCGGCGGATGCAGATCGTGATGGACAACCGGTACGCCTACCTGGAAGTGGCGGGCCGCCGGAAGACCCAGCGCGATGACGTGTTCAGCCCGATCCTCGTCGCCGTCGATGAGATCGCCTACTTCTCGGCCACCGTCGGGGACAAGAAGACCCGGGAGGACTTCGCGGGTCTGCTGCGGGACCTGGTGGCTCGGGGCCGGGCGGTCGGGATCATCGTCGTCGCGGCGACGCAACGACCCTCGTCCGACATCATCCCGACGAGCCTGCGGGACCTGTTCGCCTGGCGGTGCGCATTCCGGTGCACCACCAACGTGTCCTCCGACATCGTCCTGGGGCACGGGTGGGCCGACCGCGGCTGGTCGGCCAACACGATCAGCCCGACCAACCCCGGCGTGGGTCTGCTCATCGCCGAGGGCGGCACCCCGCAACTGATCAAAGCCGCGTACCTCGATGACGCGGCCTGCGCCCGCATCGCCATCCACGCTGCCCGCATGCGGGCTGACCGCAAGGAGCGTGCGGCATGAGTATCCGTATCCGACCCCGGCCGGCCACGTCGCCAACCTGGCCCGCCGCCGATGACCACCTGCCGCACCCGGACTGGTGCGCCCGAGGGCACGCCTGCGGCCTGGGCGAGCATCGGGCACAGCCGGTCACGCTCCGGGTTCCCGGTCGCGGTGTGGTGGTCCTGACCCGCGTGCTGGCCGCCGACGGCAGCCAGCACGCCGAGATCCGCACCCGCATCAGCCTCGCGCCCGGCGACAACAACGCCCGGGCGCACCTGATGCGGATCGTCACCGAGTTCGACGCGGCCCTGCGGCGGATGGTCCGCCCCCAGCGCCGAACCCCATAGAAACGGGCCGGCAGCACCGGGATTCGCCCTGAGAAAGCACCCCGAAGCCGCCGACCCGCCCCATCAACAGCCCGGAAGGAGCTGCCGTCATGCACGCTACCCAAAACACGGTCGCCGAGCAGGTGACCACCCCGGCCCGCACGCTGCGGGACGCCGCCCTGTACCTGTCCCGCCACGGCTGGACGCAGGGCGCCTACTACGACGCCACCTCAGGGTCGTTCACTCCCCCGGCCTGCTTGGTCGGCGCGGTCGGCATGGTCTGCTACGGCGGACCAGTCGACGCCCCGGCCCAGATGTTCGATGCCCCAGAGTTCGCTGACTTCAACGCCGCGTTGACCTACCTCGACTGGTACTTGGCCCTCCGGTTCGCCGACAGCCAGTACTACGAGCGGCTCGACACCGCCTACGACTTCAACGACGCCAAGGGTCAGACCGTCGACGCTGTCATCGCCGTTCTCAACGCGGCGGCCGACGCGTGGGACCGCACCAACGGCGGTGCGGCATGAACAAGAACACCGTCAAGCCCGGCTTGACGCGCACCCGCACCAAGCGCGCCAAGCGGTCGGTGGAGACCACCGAGTTCGACGCGTTCGTGCGGCGCATCCTGCGGGCGTACGCCCGTCGGGTCGCGGCCGGCGACATCGAGGCGCTGCGGTCGCTCGCGGCGCTGTCCACCGACGTGGACGCCATGACCCGGCTCGCTGTCACCGGTTTGCGCCAGCCTCCGTACCGGTACTCCTGGGCGGAGATCGCCGACCGGCTGGGCGTGTCCCGGCAGGCGGTGCAGATGCGCTACGCCGACCGCGCCGACCGTATCGCCCTGGACGAGCGGCTCATCCGCGCCGGCCTGGGCGTCACGGTGGCGACCCTCGCTCAGGTGTTCGCCGATCACCACTCCGGTAGCCCGGCCGCTTCGGTATGCCCGGGCTGCGGCTTCCGCTACCCCGACGGGGTGACGGACTGCCCGACCAACGCCACGGTTCGTCCGCTGCTGTACCGCCGACGTGGCGAGGACAAGCAGGCGCTCAGCGTGCTGACGCCTGACCAGCTTGCCGACCTGCACAACCTCAAGACCGCCCGGTCCAACCGGACGGCCACCCGTAGGGCGGCCCAACCCACGCCGCCGGCCTCCCGTCAGGAACCGACCCTGTTCGGCCCCGCTGACGGGAGGGCCACGGCATGACCATCAATCCGACCAACCTCCGGCCGGCGGCCGGTGAGCCCCGGTTGGCGTCGATCGCCTCGTGGGCGGTGCTGGCCGCGTCGTTCGGCCTGTCCGCCTCCACCTGGATCGCGCTGGCCGAACTCGCCGGCTTCACCGCTCA
Encoded here:
- a CDS encoding WapI family immunity protein; its protein translation is MITGVTEPPELVIGLPNDDHLTVRVMGRMHPGSTDYWDGNWLISPISAHVGGFSAQLAAGLRVDELQTFRHGLELINQQLRGEAVLTSLEQWISLTVTCRPNGSLSVTGELADNPGIGNRLTFAITGLDQTNIPAMLTALSALESAYPLLGQP
- the cutA gene encoding divalent-cation tolerance protein CutA, whose product is MSNGQPWTVLQVSTAVETRDAAVELARLVVEARLAAGAQIVGPVISAFWHQGEFGTGEEWQLLLKTHAQRFEDLRAFLQDHHPWQNPEIAAVPVVMSSDEYAAWVGRTLLLDVEP
- a CDS encoding XRE family transcriptional regulator; translation: MEAFMSQRVSGIAIPRHVLEREDMRAALARHDFGTVFMLARKWAGISYSRIADACSIKAERVGALARGQGSIATYEKISLIADAMRIPGHMLGLAPRDWEASQAMAQDARGETVNRRDFLRVSAVGAGTLLGAVDVADLSSGRRLGEELPKVLARRTARLRRLDDVLGGGDTVRLYLSEYEMTKKLVAGGTYTETVQQRLLAILAEQAQQAGWAAFDAGNLDLSKRLYGESHGIANQAQAPHLAGNALAFLAYQTVGGDPREAVAIAEASCAAAGDDSPATVTALLHERRAWAHAVVGNARETDAALATARAALARRNATEEPDWSAWVDDQEVTIMTGRCWAELGRPLRAVPLLEDVLAGFDDAHARDKALYSCWLADAYATAGEPEEAARVAGRVLDLSEGVASVRPRQRLDPVLQRLRVHAAVPGVREVLERSRT
- a CDS encoding single-stranded DNA-binding protein — translated: MANDTTVTVVGNLTADPELRFTPAGVALVKFTVASTPRVFDRNAGEYRDGDPLFLTCTAWRDLAEHIAESLAKGTRVVVAGRLRLSRWENEQGEKRSAYGLDVDEVGPSLRFATATVKKMARTRNGDGFTPETPADDPWSTAAPASAA
- a CDS encoding FtsK/SpoIIIE domain-containing protein produces the protein MSTLTVPAVPGGMPADAPVSIFDPVHVGVDEFGHPVRVPLIYRNLLIGGEPGGGKSTLLNLIVAHAALSLDCRLCLLDGKQVELGQWKSCADVFVGPDITHALATLRRMQIVMDNRYAYLEVAGRRKTQRDDVFSPILVAVDEIAYFSATVGDKKTREDFAGLLRDLVARGRAVGIIVVAATQRPSSDIIPTSLRDLFAWRCAFRCTTNVSSDIVLGHGWADRGWSANTISPTNPGVGLLIAEGGTPQLIKAAYLDDAACARIAIHAARMRADRKERAA
- a CDS encoding DUF6197 family protein, producing MHATQNTVAEQVTTPARTLRDAALYLSRHGWTQGAYYDATSGSFTPPACLVGAVGMVCYGGPVDAPAQMFDAPEFADFNAALTYLDWYLALRFADSQYYERLDTAYDFNDAKGQTVDAVIAVLNAAADAWDRTNGGAA